A region from the Geotrypetes seraphini chromosome 10, aGeoSer1.1, whole genome shotgun sequence genome encodes:
- the SPHK2 gene encoding sphingosine kinase 2, whose protein sequence is MSVKHSMRQERLAAETLLHDEVGVYPSKGERYALSLTRTALHIQRLMPKPEGEDQRTVVALRDVAGCHAPRGCITSDTHAAYFSIYAYPRKKRKVAVGSSRTRQRLVRTFQVDGEADYAQNRAVAEKWAVAIKCLLLGIPVGSETEISPGLLPRPRRLLLLVNPQGGRGLALQHTHAHILPMISDADISFNLVQTERQNHARELVQDLSLDEWDGIVVISGDGLLYEVINGLMERPDWKEAIQKPVGILPCGSGNALAGAINFSGGFEQALTVELLLNCTLLLCHGAVEPMDLVSVTTCSGTRSFSFLSVAWGFISDVDLESEKYRHMGSARFTLGTAVRLASLRTYRGRLSYLPATDGHRPISRSITLAANGSLANIRQHAPLHRTISDMGLCEERNVVTKRNSPTSVTDTGELPSFEASPSPAFLDSDSFTFDTAPGAPPSATHSAEFTNTRQMYGPLDNLLVPLDEPVPQDWVTLEGDFVLVLAIYQTHLGADLFMAPFASFGEGLIHLFFVKAGISRAAMVRLFLAMERGSHFEYPHFTHMPVRAFRLEPLTHKGVMTVDGERVEYGPIQGQIHRRLCNLITGTPKVKMSTI, encoded by the exons ATGTCTGTCAAGCACAGCATGCGCCAGGAGAGGTTGGCGGCGGAGACCCTGCTGCACGACGAGGTGGGGGTCTACCCCTCCAAAGGTGAGCGTTACGCCCTGAGCCTGACCCGCACTGCCTTGCACATCCAGAGATTGATGCCCAAGCCGGAGGGGGAAGACCAGCGTACTGTGGTAGCCCTGCGGGATGTGGCGGGGTGTCACGCCCCGAGGGGCTGCATTACCTCGGACACCCACGCAGCCTATTTCTCCATCTACGCCTACCCACGGAAGAAGAGAAAAGTGGCTGTGGGGTCGAGCCGGACCAGGCAGAGGCTGGTGCGCACGTTCCAGGTTGACGGGGAGGCCGATTACGCGCAGAACCGGGCTGTGGCTGAGAAGTGGGCTGTAGCGATCAAGTGCCTGCTTCTAGGTATCCCCGTTGGCAGCGAGACCG AGATTAGCCCTGGCCTTTTGCCTCGGCCCCgtcggctgctgctgctggtgaacCCCCAGGGTGGCAGGGGCCTGGCGCTGCAGCACACTCAcgcccacatcctgcccatgATTTCCGACGCCGACATTAGCTTCAACCTCGTCCAAACAG AGAGACAGAACCATGCCCGGGAGCTGGTGCAAGATCTCAGCTTAGATGAATGGGACGGGATCGTCGTCATCTCCGGAGATGGACTCTTGTATGAG GTCATTAATGGTCTCATGGAGCGTCCGGATTGGAAAGAAGCCATCCAAAAGCCGGTGGGGATCCTTCCATGTGGGTCTGGAAACGCCCTTGCGGGAGCCATCAACTTTAGTGGGGG GTTTGAGCAGGCCCTGACGGTGGAGCTCCTCCTTAACTGCACTCTGCTGCTGTGCCACGGCGCCGTGGAGCCCATGGACCTGGTCTCCGTCACCACCTGCTCCGGCACCCGTTCCTTCTCCTTCCTGAGCGTGGCTTGGGGCTTCATCTCCGACGTGGACCTAGAGAGCGAGAAGTACCGCCACATGGGTTCAGCCCGCTTCACCCTAGGCACCGCCGTGAGGCTGGCTTCGCTCCGCACCTACCGCGGCCGCCTCTCCTACCTGCCAGCCACCGATGGCCACCGTCCTATCTCCCGTAGCATCACGCTGGCCGCCAACGGGAGCCTGGCCAACATCCGGCAGCACGCACCATTGCACCGAACCATCTCCGACATGGGCTTGTGCGAGGAGCGGAACGTAGTGACCAAACGCAATTCGCCCACCTCTGTAACTGACACTGGCGAGCTGCCCAGTTTCGAAGCCTCGCCTTCCCCAGCCTTCCTGGACTCAGACAGTTTCACCTTTGACACAGCACCTGGTGCCCCTCCTTCCGCTACACATTCCGCAGAATTCACAAACACCCGGCAGATGTATGGACCTCTGGACAATCTCTTGGTGCCCTTGGATGAACCGGTCCCCCAGGACTGGGTGACTCTAGAGGGGGACTTTGTGTTGGTGTTAGCTATATACCAAACCCACTTGGGTGCTGACCTCTTTATGGCACCCTTCGCCTCTTTTGGCGAGGGTCTGATCCATCTCTTCTTCGTTAAGGCCGGCATCTCACGGGCAGCTATGGTTCGCCTTTTCCTGGCCATGGAGCGCGGGAGCCACTTTGAGTACCCGCACTTCACCCACATGCCCGTGCGGGCATTCCGACTGGAGCCCCTCACCCACAAAGGGGTCATGACAGTAGATGGAGAGCGGGTGGAGTACGGCCCCATCCAAGGACAAATCCACCGCCGGCTGTGCAACCTCATCACAGGGACTCCGAAGGTCAAGATGTCCACAATCTAG